In Mycolicibacterium nivoides, the DNA window ATCGACTCCAGCACCGGGATTTTGGTCTCCTGTGCAATCCCGGCCGCCTCGGCCTGCACTGCATTCTCGTACGCCTCGGTCTCATCGATGCTGCGGCGGATGAAGTAGCCGACGGCCAGCAGAACAGCGCCCAGCAGGAACGGTACCCGCCAACCCCAACTTTGGAACGCGGCCTCTGGCAGCAGCGTGGCGATCTGGTACACCCCGGTCGAGAGCAAGGTGGCCATTGCGAAACCGGTCGGCGCCCAGGCACCGGCAAGGCCGCGGCGCTTCTGATCTCCGTGTTCGACGGAAAGCACTACGGCGCCGGCATACTCGCCGCCGGCCCCGAAGCCCTGCAACAGCCTAAGCAGGATCAGCAGGATCGGCGCCCATATACCGATGGCGGCGTAGTTGGGCAGCACGCCGATCAGGGTGGTGGCAGCGCCCATCAACACGATGGTGAAGATCAGCATCTTCTTGCGCCCTAGTTTGTCGCCCATGTTGCCTAGCACGATGCCGCCGAGCGGACGCGCCAGGAACCCGACGGCGTAGGTGGCAAAGGCCGCCAGCGTTCCGACGGTGGGGTCGGCGTTGGGGAAGAACTGGCTGTTGAGCACCAGTGCCGCCGCGGTGCCGTAGATGAGGAAGTCGTACCACTCGAGGGTGGTGCCGACCAGGGCGGCAATGCCTGCCTTGCGGGCCTGGTTGGATGCGGCGGTTGCCATACTGGGTGTCCTTTGTGAGGTGAAAGGTGTTGTGTCAGCGAGCGGGGCGGCGTAACACGGCACCGCCCTGAATGGGGCCGACCAGTTCGGCGTACTGGCCGAGCCATCCGCGTTCGGGAACTTCCCCCGCCGCACGCACGGGCCCGCCGTCGCGCACCGGGTGCGTGTCGACCCGGCGGGCGTCGAGATCGATGCTGATGATGTCGCCGTCCTGAAGTCCCGCCAGCGGACCGCCGTCGGCGGCCTCGGGCATCACCTGCCCTACGACGAGACCGTGGTTGAGTCCGGACAGCTCACCATCGGTGACCACCGCGACCTCCCCGCCCAGTCCGGCCCCGTTGAGTGCGGCGACGAAGCTGGCCGCGAACACGGTGCCCGGTCCGCCGCGCGGACCCATCCCGCGGAGCACGATCACATCGCCGCGCTGAATCCCGTTGTGTCCCAGTGCCGTAATGGCGGCATCCTCGCCCACGAACACCTTGGCCGGCCCGGCGAACTGGCGGCGAGTGGCCTTGCCCACCCCGGCGACCTTGACGATGGACCCGTCCGGAGCCAGCGAACCGCGCAGGATGATCAGGCCTGGCTCGTCGTTGATCGGATCGTCGAGGTCATGCAGCACGTCACCGTCGGCGGGACGGGCGTGCTCGGCCCGCTGGGCGACGCTGCGGCCGTCGACGGTCATCGCGTCACCGTGTAGCCGTGGCAGCAGTACCCTCATCACCGTCTGAACGCCGCCGATCCCATCGAGATCCCACACCTGGTGGCTGCCGTTGGGCCGGATCGCCGCCAGCTGCACCGCGTCTCGTCCGATCTTCTCGAACAATCCCACCACGTCGATGTCCAGATCGGCCTCGGCGGCGATGGCCGTCAGGTGCCGGACGCAGTTCACCGAACCACCCAGCGCCAGCGCCACTTCGATGGCGTTCTCAATCGAGTCGGCCGTGATGACCTGGCGGGCGGTCAGATTCTCCTCGACCATCGTCACGATCCGCCGGCCTGCGGCGGCGGCGCTGTCCAGCATGCCTGCTGAGTTGGCGCGGGTCGGCGCAGAACCGGCCACCGTCATACCCAGCGCCTCGGCCATGCAGTGCATGGTGTTTGCCGTTGCCAAACCGGCGCATACCCCCGGCCCCTCGATCGCCTCGTCGGCGAGCTCGCCCAATTGGTCGATGGTCATGGTGCCGGCGGCGAGCGCTCCCACCGATTCGTAGACCGTGTCGATGTCGACCGAGCAGCCGCTGTATCGGCCGCCCTTCTGATAGCCGCCGATCACCACGATCGAGGGCAGGTCGAGGCGGGCCGCTGCCATCAGATGGGCCGGGGTGGTCTTGTCGCAGGAGGACAGGAACACGATGCCGTCAAGCACCGCGCCTTCGACCGCAGCTTCCACGTCGTTGACGATCAGATCGCGGGTAGGCATCAGATATCGCGCCTTTCGGCCGGCGCTGGTGACGAAGTCGCTGGGCGCCGTGGTACGAATCTCGAACGGCAGCCCGCCGGCCTCGCGGACGGCGTCAGTCACCCGCAGCGCCACATCGTCAAGATGGGCGAAGCACACCGACAGTTTGGACGACGTGTTGACGATCGCGATCTTTGGCTTCGATTGATCCGCGACGCTGATTCCCATCGCACTCCACTGCGCGCGGCGCACCGCCCATCGGGTGCTCCCCGGGGTGAAATTGCTGCGCAAACCCCCGCCGGAGGCACGCTCGAAGTTGTCGGTCACGATTCCTGCCTTTCTGAATGCGCTGCAACAGCGGTCGCCGACTCAAGCGCACTTCCGTTGGCGATCATGCGGGTCTGGATGTCCCGCACGTCGAGGTCGCGGTAGGCCACACCGGAGTCCAGCGAGAGAAGTGTGGCAACCGCTGCGGCGTGACCGTATTCAAAACACTGCGCGGTGACGCGGGCCGAAGCCAAGGCGTGGTGCTCGGCGCTCAGACATCGGCCCGCCACAACGACGTTCTCGCCGTGTTCGGGCACGAGCGCACCGAACGGCACGTCGTAGTAGTCGTCCAACAACCAATGCAGCCGCGGCTTTTCGCCGTCGTGCAGTTCAATCGGCCAGGGGGAACGGCAGATCGAGTCCGCCCGTTTGGTTCCGTCCACGACGTCGACGTCGCGTAACGTTTGCACCCCCGCCACCGTCCGGGTTTGCCGAATGCCTGCTTCGACGCCGGTATCAACGACAAACGCATCGCCACAACCGGGCACGGTGCCGGAGAGAAAGCGGGCGTAGTCACGAACCTGTTGACGGCCGCCGATCTCGGCGAGGGTGAAGTCAGCAGGGTCGATGACGTTGAGCATCCGGCCGTCAGGGGCCGTCAGCCTGGTGGCGTTGACCAGCAGCTCCCCTGGTCGACTGGTGGCGAAGACCCAGATCTTGTTGCGCGGCAGGTCAACACCGCCGACGCGAGCGTCGTCGATCGCCGCTGTCACCCACGCCGGACTGATGGTGTCATCGCCCCACGCCGCCCAGAATCTCTCCGTGTCGACGTTGCCCAGCCGAAAGAACATGGTCGGGTTCTGGATGCGCCCGTCGGCACCGAACCGGTATGCGCCGCCGCCGCGCGCCACGACCGCGCCGTCGCCGGAGGCGTCGATGATTCGAGCCGCCCGTATCACGCCGACTCCGGCGTTGGAGGCCACCAGCAGACCACGGTAGTGACCGTCCTCGACCAAAACATCGATTACCTGGGTATGGAACAGGATGCGCGCCCCGGCCCCGGTCAGCAGCCCGTCGGCGGATTCGCGCCACATCAGCGGGTCGTGTGCTGCGGTAAAGGTCTTGCCGTAGCGCTGGGGTTCGGTCAGGCCACCGCGCGAGGTGAGGTCTGCAGCAAAACGCTCGGCGAAACCGTGCACCACCTGCTCAGGGTGACGGGCATCCTCGGACGCCAGGTACATCCCGCAGATCGTCCCCGACAACCCGGCCACTGCCGCCCCGCCGGCGAATCCGTACTTCTCGATCACCAGCACCCGCGCGCCCGCTTCGGCGGCGATCGTGGCTGCGGCGACTCCCGCCGCGCCGGCCCCAACCACCGCGACATCGACCTCGTCGACCAGCGGAAAATGGCGGGTCGCAGCCTGTTCGAGCCCGAGATTCAACCGCCATTCAACCGATATATCAGTCATGGATGGACGGTACATCGATGGTCGCGATATTGTCTACCCGTGACAATGGGCACCCTGCGATGACCGGAGTCTTGCCCAACAAGGCTGACCAGGCATTCCTGCAAATAGAACGCCTGATCGTGCTGCAGGAGCTTCCGCCTGGCTCGTTGGTGTCGGAGAAACAACTTATGGAGCTGACCGGGCTGGGGCGTACGCCCGTCCGGGAGGCGCTGCAGCGGCTGGCGCGCGAGCGGCTCGTTGAGATCCATGCCAACCGCGGCGTGCTCGTGGCCGCGGCCTCGATCGAGGCGCAGCTTAAACTGCTCGAATTGCGCCGGACGTTGGAGCCATTCGCGGTCCGGCTCGCGGCGCAACGGGCCAACGCCGAC includes these proteins:
- a CDS encoding MFS transporter, with amino-acid sequence MATAASNQARKAGIAALVGTTLEWYDFLIYGTAAALVLNSQFFPNADPTVGTLAAFATYAVGFLARPLGGIVLGNMGDKLGRKKMLIFTIVLMGAATTLIGVLPNYAAIGIWAPILLILLRLLQGFGAGGEYAGAVVLSVEHGDQKRRGLAGAWAPTGFAMATLLSTGVYQIATLLPEAAFQSWGWRVPFLLGAVLLAVGYFIRRSIDETEAYENAVQAEAAGIAQETKIPVLESIRRSPRNFLVVIGARMAENGFAYLFPVFAVGFAVNNLGVERSTTLLAVVIASAIQVVFIPIWAHLSDRIGRRPVYAGGALLSVLWLVPFFLLLETLSTPLLILGFVVGLGILYPAMLAPQAAYFAELFDTRTRLSGFAFAREIGSVLAGGFLPLIATALIAAFGHWWVIVVYLGILTALTLIALAYGPETNGREIIEPGTVNAPEPQSTMTA
- a CDS encoding dihydroxy-acid dehydratase, encoding MTDNFERASGGGLRSNFTPGSTRWAVRRAQWSAMGISVADQSKPKIAIVNTSSKLSVCFAHLDDVALRVTDAVREAGGLPFEIRTTAPSDFVTSAGRKARYLMPTRDLIVNDVEAAVEGAVLDGIVFLSSCDKTTPAHLMAAARLDLPSIVVIGGYQKGGRYSGCSVDIDTVYESVGALAAGTMTIDQLGELADEAIEGPGVCAGLATANTMHCMAEALGMTVAGSAPTRANSAGMLDSAAAAGRRIVTMVEENLTARQVITADSIENAIEVALALGGSVNCVRHLTAIAAEADLDIDVVGLFEKIGRDAVQLAAIRPNGSHQVWDLDGIGGVQTVMRVLLPRLHGDAMTVDGRSVAQRAEHARPADGDVLHDLDDPINDEPGLIILRGSLAPDGSIVKVAGVGKATRRQFAGPAKVFVGEDAAITALGHNGIQRGDVIVLRGMGPRGGPGTVFAASFVAALNGAGLGGEVAVVTDGELSGLNHGLVVGQVMPEAADGGPLAGLQDGDIISIDLDARRVDTHPVRDGGPVRAAGEVPERGWLGQYAELVGPIQGGAVLRRPAR
- a CDS encoding FAD-dependent oxidoreductase — translated: MTDISVEWRLNLGLEQAATRHFPLVDEVDVAVVGAGAAGVAAATIAAEAGARVLVIEKYGFAGGAAVAGLSGTICGMYLASEDARHPEQVVHGFAERFAADLTSRGGLTEPQRYGKTFTAAHDPLMWRESADGLLTGAGARILFHTQVIDVLVEDGHYRGLLVASNAGVGVIRAARIIDASGDGAVVARGGGAYRFGADGRIQNPTMFFRLGNVDTERFWAAWGDDTISPAWVTAAIDDARVGGVDLPRNKIWVFATSRPGELLVNATRLTAPDGRMLNVIDPADFTLAEIGGRQQVRDYARFLSGTVPGCGDAFVVDTGVEAGIRQTRTVAGVQTLRDVDVVDGTKRADSICRSPWPIELHDGEKPRLHWLLDDYYDVPFGALVPEHGENVVVAGRCLSAEHHALASARVTAQCFEYGHAAAVATLLSLDSGVAYRDLDVRDIQTRMIANGSALESATAVAAHSERQES